Proteins co-encoded in one Cyprinus carpio isolate SPL01 chromosome B5, ASM1834038v1, whole genome shotgun sequence genomic window:
- the prune2 gene encoding protein prune homolog 2, with protein sequence MTNRHIIFKTFIDFLLNPLAPPTSLPLQGQGGVASQRKKLSAPRISLSLDQSEDDLFDTPDDLDINVDDLDTPDEADYTDHEIDWEEPQASQSESVKETVEPIPTYSAQEERQDSKLWRTVIIGEQEHRINMKSIEPYQKVISHGGYYGNGANAIIVFAACFLPDSDREDYHEIMENLFLYVISTLELMVAEDYMIVYLNGATPHRRTPGFNWLKRCYQMIDRRLRKNLKSFIIVHPSWFIRTILAITKPFISSKFSSKIKYVNSLAELKELIPMEHVHIPECIIRQDEELREAAENSKISSFLQGSENPQESIAQPNASSS encoded by the exons ATGACAAACAGACACATCATTTTCAAAACGTTTATTGATTTTCTGTTGAATCCACTAGCTCCTCCCACCTCCCTGCCCCTGCAGGGCCAAGGGGGCGTGGCCTCTCAGAGGAAGAAGCTGTCGGCTCCTCGTATAAGTCTATCATTGGACCAAAGTGAGGATGACCTGTTCGACACACCAGATGACCTCGACATCAATGTGGATGATCTGGACACACCTGACGAAGCAGATTATACTGACCATGAAATAGACTGGGAAG AGCCTCAAGCATCCCAGAGTGAATCTGTTAAAGAAACAGTTGAGCCCATTCCCACGTACAGTGCTCAGGAGGAGCGGCAGGATTCCAAACTCTGGAGAACCGTCATCATTGGAGAGCAAGAGCACCGCATCAACATGAAGAGCATTGAACCTTACCAAAAAGTCATATCCCATGGAG GGTACTATGGCAATGGCGCAAATGCCATCATTGTATTTGCTGCATGCTTCCTCCCTGACAGTGACAGAGAGGACTATCACGAGATCATGGAGAACCTCTTCTT GTATGTTATCAGTACACTAGAGCTCATGGTAGCAGAGGACTACATGATTGTGTACCTGAATGGAGCCACTCCACACCGGAGGACGCCTGGCTTCAACTGGCTCAAGAGATGCTACCAGATGATTGATAGGAG GCTCAGAAAGAACTTAAAATCTTTCATCATTGTTCACCCCTCATGGTTCATTAGGACAATTCTAGCCATCACAAAACCGTTTATCAG cTCAAAGTTTAGCAGTAAGATCAAGTATGTCAACAGCTTAGCAGAACTGAAGGAGCTCATCCCAATGGAGCACGTCCACATACCTGAGTGCATCATCAG ACAGGATGAGGAGTTACGGGAAGCAGCAGAGAACTCTAA AATCAGCAGCTTTCTCCAAGGAAGTGAGAATCCACAAGAATCAAT AGCTCAACCCAATGCAAGCAGTTCATAA
- the pcsk5a gene encoding LOW QUALITY PROTEIN: proprotein convertase subtilisin/kexin type 5 (The sequence of the model RefSeq protein was modified relative to this genomic sequence to represent the inferred CDS: deleted 1 base in 1 codon; substituted 2 bases at 2 genomic stop codons), protein MSPTTLFLYAFLIWIGLQFVQTKIYTNRWAVKITGGPDVADLIAGKYGFVNMGQIGGLVDHYQFQHSGIIKRSTIKSRENHSLIATETKLKWIQQQMVQKRVKRTDTMDQAHTAGLNPRQTVSIMVMGVHCDHNCLTDVNIQAAWRRGYTGKGVVVSILDDGIERQHPDLKQNYDARASYDVNDNDPDPTPRYDATNENKHGTRCAGVVAASANNSLCIVGIAYNAKIGGVRMLDGDMTDMVEAQSLSLKQQYIDIYSSSWGPDDDVRTVDGPGPLARLALENGIRKGRKGRGSIFVWASGNGGQSQDHCSCDGYTNSIYTISVGSTTQSGRKPWYLEECSSTLATTYSSGDSHSLGVVTTDLRQRCTDEHSGTSASAPMAAGIIALTLEANASDWQSNGAGYDVSHLYGFGLMDAEAMVKEAETWKQVPPQHVCEENVVQTDRIISAERVLRSVFKSSGCSSQRLQWVVYLEHVVVRVTITHPHRGDLSITLTSPSGTRSQLLTNRPNDHSSEGFLKWEFMTTHCWGERPAGDWILDIRDSPSPRRNSRLQGKLVEWSLVLYGTSTHPYIRHEQPRSAPLLPEDDTTEEYNGSCDPECSEDGCEGPGPHQCVSCLHFFLKFKNNTRTCLSKCPSGYWGDKKRCKKCYSSCKSCLGSRSDQCTACKSGYHLNEEKNNCVTNCEDGYYLYHEENVCRKCSIENCMKCTSASICTECSDGTSLVGNRCQKSCEVGRYYSEPEDSCEPCHPACATCAAAGLESCNRCAEGYLMENWRCVSSCSQGFYAVQLNSDSTDTQSTCKRCDASCLACVGPGKENCSECVDGHTLLDGVCVLSHNCVDGEYQDESGECQPCDESCYKCKGPTSVDCLSCSNTHWLDEGRCVVSCSDGQYPSSGQCHLCDHTCAQCGDAGAANCTSCDTDKFGVDRYLFRGECVEVCPQAHFHTALKACEPCPSHCKLCSSATHCIRCEDSFYINDGVCNKLECGEGEVEDPEYDDCMSCEEGCNKCVLYNPKHCLACIGGYYKFEKGCYKHCPSKTYTVEETMSCVSCEHDCVSCDEDECYWCESDLFLSDGKCVRECPNGFNGDEDSQECEECHSDCRTCSGPEDSDCDSCVDGFMLDNGACVPERDVCPAQTFLSDDGECEDCHTSCESCWGKMKTQCNTCIKGRYLNADQMCVVRCPTGSFGSKESGHCETCPQGCAQCQDEQLCTRCQSVSKSTLYLQAGQCVRKCTRGYPVGQVCKSCASGCTSCENATHCLSCEETLLLHKHECVERCPPGHTVRNGECVQCPESCVICSEEGLCTECKEDFFLHAGQCIVVCPDGFLEDTDQGICERCHADCELCDGPEPNNCDSCSDTDHTLYRACLAPCHTHTYRESRSGECMACDSSCLTCSGPHDTSCTSCPEGMAMDAHGRCATPTTCPSHHYSNQDGECHLCHKYCHECSGPHQDQCLSCNQNHYLLNGSCVNQCPDEFFRGETQRCEPCHPNCLTCMGRHSHECLSCRAHLYRDAKECVDTCRSGHYPSAVSRMCERCDESCGECLQDGADVCVSCREGMVFIRKQGRCVSYCPDVYYHDVHHKTCEACHLSCRTCTGKSVEDCDSCHPGYTFKQGVCESPCITGEYAEPEEQGYKCESCDKSCLECKGPGPHNCTICPAQFILTAGGRCLPCCTNEEQEDAAEVQRECCNCTETRGECVLSTNFAFCNHEERENILXLXVLVNTSILLVFALLAVIILIKRSLSKQPMPEPSVPRRYEKLGHGGGKDSFYRGTSSSTSAYGGQASSSSGRFRESQLVDLGDQKGNRDDDDEDDEDEDIVYMGQDGTVYRKFKYGQLGDEQEDELEYDDESYNYR, encoded by the exons ATAGGTGGGCTAGTGGACCATTACCAGTTCCAGCACAGCGGAATTATCAAACGGTCCACAATTAAAAGCAGAGAAAACCACAGTCTCATCGCCACGGAGACCAAG TTGAAGTGGATCCAGCAACAGATGGTTCAGAAGAGAGTAAAAAGAACTGACACAATGGACCAAGCCCACACCGCGGGCTTAAACCCACGCCAGACAGTTTCAATTATGGTTAtgggtgtg CACTGTGATCACAACTGCTTGACCGACGTGAACATTCAGGCTGCCTGGCGTAGGGGCTATACTGGGAAAGGGGTTGTTGTTTCCATTCTGGATGATGGTATAGAAAGACAGCATCCAGATCTAAAACAGAACTAT GATGCACGAGCCAGCTATGATGTTAACGACAATGATCCCGATCCAACACCACGTTATGATGCAACCAATGAAAATAA ACATGGGACAAGATGTGCTGGTGTGGTGGCTGCCTCTGCAAACAATTCCCTCTGCATTGTTGGAATTGCCTACAATGCAAAAATTGGTG GTGTGCGCATGCTTGATGGCGATATGACTGATATGGTGGAAGCCCAATCCCTCAGTCTGAAACAGCAGTATATTGACATCTACAGCTCCAGCTGGGGTCCAGATGATGATGTCAGAACAGTAGATGGCCCCGGCCCTCTTGCAAGACTCGCTCTGGAAAATGGCATCCGCAaa GGCAGAAAGGGCCGTGGCTCCATCTTTGTGTGGGCATCAGGAAATGGTGGGCAGAGTCAAGACCACTGTTCATGTGACGGTTACACCAACAGCATTTACACCATCTCAGTAGGCAGCACCACTCAGAGTGGCCGAAAGCCGTGGTACCTGGAGGAGTGCTCCTCTACTCTGGCCACAACTTACAGCAGTGGAGACAGTCACAGCTTAGGCGTT GTGACAACAGATTTGAGGCAGCGTTGCACTGATGAGCACTCCGGCACTTCAGCATCGGCCCCCATGGCTGCAGGAATCATTGCCCTAACACTGGAGGCAAA TGCTTCAGACTGGCAGAGCAATGGAGCTGGTTATGATG TTAGTCACCTTTATGGGTTTGGCTTGATGGATGCTGAAGCCATGGTGAAGGAAGCAGAGACCTGGAAGCAGGTGCCTCCTCAACACGTGTGTGAGGAAAACGTAGTCCAGACTGACAG GATCATCAGTGCAGAGAGGGTGTTGAGGTCAGTGTTTAAGTCCTCAGGCTGCTCTTCTCAGCGTCTGCAGTGGGTGGTTTATCTGGAGCATGTGGTTGTACGTGTCACAATCACACATCCTCATCGTGGAGACCTGTCAATCACACTGACATCACCCTCTGGAACCAGATCTCAGCTTCTCACAAACAG ACCAAATGACCACTCCAGTGAGGGTTTCCTTAAGTGGGAATTCATGACGACTCACTGCTGGGGTGAAAGACCAGCAGGAGACTGGATCCTGGACATCAGGGACTCACCATCTCCACGAAGAAACAGCCGATTACAAG GGAAACTGGTAGAATGGTCCCTGGTGCTTTATGGAACATCCACACACCCATACATTCGACATGAGCAGCCTCGCTCTGCCCCGCTGCTCCCTGAAGATGACACCACAGAGGAGTACAATG GCTCTTGTGACCCAGAATGTAGTGAGGATGGTTGTGAAGGACCTGGACCCCATCAATGTGTTTCCTGCTTGCACTTTTTCCTAAAGTTCAAAAATAACACAAG GACCTGTTTGTCCAAGTGTCCGAGCGGGTACTGGGGGGATAAGAAGAGGTGTAAAAAGTGTTACTCCTCCTGCAAGTCATGTTTGGGCAGCCGCAGTGATCAGTGTACAGCCTGTAAATCTGGATATCATCTGAATGAGGAAAAGAACAACTGTGTAACAAACTGTGAGGATGGCTACTATCTTTACCACG AGGAAAACGTGTGTAGGAAGTGTAGTATTGAGAACTGTATGAAATGCACATCAGCCTCCATTTGCACAGAGTGCTCTGATGGCACAAG TCTGGTGGGGAACAGATGTCAGAAGAGTTGTGAGGTGGGCCGTTACTACAGTGAGCCGGAGGACTCATGTGAGCCCTGCCACCCAGCCTGTGCTACATGTGCTG CTGCAGGCCTAGAGTCATGTAATCGCTGTGCTGAAGGCTACTTGATGGAGAACTGGAGATGTGTGTCCTCCTGCAGTCAAGGTTTCTACGCTGTACAACTGAACTCTGACAGCACAGACACTCAGAGCACCTGTAAAAG GTGTGATGCAAGCTGTCTGGCTTGTGTCGGGCCAGGTAAAGAAAACTGCAGTGAGTGTGTAGATGGACACACACTActggatggtgtgtgtgttctcagcCACAACTGTGTTGATg gGGAATATCAGGATGAGAGTGGAGAGTGTCAGCCATGTGATGAGTCCTGTTATAAATGTAAAGGTCCAACAAGTGTGGACTGCCTCAGCTGCTCCAACACACA TTGGCTTGATGAGGGTCGATGTGTGGTCAGCTGCTCAGATGGGCAGTACCCATCCAGTGGACAGTGTCACCTCTGTGATCACACTTGTGCTCAGTGCGGTGATGCTGGTGCTGCTAACTGTACCAGCTGTGATACAG ATAAGTTTGGAGTGGACCGGTACCTGTTCCGTGGTGAGTGTGTGGAAGTGTGTCCTCAGGCTCATTTCCACACAGCGCTGAAAGCATGTGAGCCGTGTCCTTCACACTGCAAACTCTGTTCTTCAGCCACACACTGCATCAGGTGTGAGGACTCCTTCTACATCAACGACGGAGTCTGTAATAAACTGGAGTGTGGTGAAG gggAGGTAGAAGACCCAGAATATGATGACTGCATGTCATGTGAAGAGGGATGTAATAAGTGTGTTCTTT ATAATCCCAAACACTGTCTGGCCTGCATTGGTGGATATTACAA GTTTGAAAAGGGCTGCTATAAGCACTGTCCTTCTAAGACATACACAGTGGAGGAGACCATGAGCTGTGTATCCTGTGAGCATGACTGTGTCAGCTGTGATGAAGACGAGTGCTACTGGTGTGAATCTGACCTCTTCCTGTCAG ATGGGAAGTGTGTGCGGGAATGCCCCAATGGTTTCAATGGTGATGAAGATTCTCAGGAGTGTGAGGAATGTCACTCAGACTGCAGGACATGCAGTGGGCCAGAGGACAGTGACTGTGACAGCTGCGTTGATGGATTTATGCTTGATAATGGAGCATGTGTGCCTGAACGGGATGTCTGCCCTGCCCAGACATTCCTCAGTG ATGATGGGGAATGTGAGGACTGTCACACGTCGTGTGAATCCTGCTGGGGGAAAATGAAGACTCAATGCAACACCTGTATCAAAG GGAGATATCTGAATGCAGATCAGATGTGTGTGGTACGATGCCCGACAGGCAGCTTTGGCAGTAAGGAGAGTGGGCACTGTGAGACTTGCCCTCAAGGTTGTGCACAGTGCCAGGATGAGCAGCTCTGCACACGCTGCCAGTCAGTAAGTAAAAGCACTCTTTATTTGCAGGCCGGCCAGTGTGTGCGCAAGTGCACAAG AGGGTACCCTGTGGGTCAGGTGTGTAAGAGCTGTGCATCTGGTTGTACATCCTGTGAGAATGCAACACACTGTCTGAGCTGTGAGGAGACGCTACTGCTCCACAAACATGAGTGTGTGGAGAGATGTCCGCCTGGACACACAGTGAGGAACGGGGAGTGTGTGCAGTGTCCAGAGAGCTGTGTTATCTGCTCTGAGGAGGGACTCTGTACAG AGTGTAAAGAAGACTTTTTCCTGCATGCGGGTCAGTGTATAGTGGTGTGTCCTGATGGGTTTTTGGAAGACACTGATCAAGGCATTTGTGAGCGATGCCATGCCGACTGTGAATTATGTGATGGGCCCGAACCAAACAACTGTGATTCCTGTTCCGACACTGACCACACACTGTACAGAGCATGTCTAGCCCCCTGCCACACACATACTTACAGGGAAAGCAGGTCCGGAGAATGCATGG CCTGTGACAGTTCCTGTTTAACCTGTTCTGGTCCTCATGACACATCCTGCACCAGCTGCCCTGAGGGCATGGCGATGGATGCCCACGGGCGCTGTGCTACACCCACCACATGTCCCTCTCACCACTACAGCAACCAGGATGGAGAATGTCACTTGTGTCACAAGTATTGCCATGAGTGCTCTGGCCCACATCAGGACCAGTGCCTCAGCTGCAACCAGAACCACTATCTACTCA ATGGCAGCTGTGTGAATCAGTGTCCAGATGAATTCTTTAGGGGGGAAACACAGCGCTGTGAGCCCTGTCATCCTAACTGCCTCACCTGCATGGGGCGGCACAGCCACGAGTGCCTGAGCTGCAGAGCTCACCTCTACAGAGATGCCAAGGAATGTGTGGACACATGCCGCTCTGG TCACTATCCCTCAGCTGTCTCTAGGATGTGTGAGCGTTGTGATGAGAGCTGTGGGGAGTGTCTTCAGGAtggtgctgatgtgtgtgtgagctgcAGAGAGGGAATGGTGTTTATCAGGAAACAGGGGCGCTGTGTGTCTTACTGTCCTGATGTGTACTACCATGATGTACACCATAAAACATGTGAAGCCTGTCACCTCAGCTGCAGAACATGCACAG GCAAGAGTGTTGAGGATTGTGACTCATGTCACCCAGGTTATACATTCAAACAGGGTGTTTGCGAGTCACCCTGTATCACTGGAGAATACGCTGAGCCTGAG GAACAGGGCTACAAGTGTGAGTCATGTGATAAGTCCTGTTTAGAATGCAAAGGTCCTGGGCCTCATAACTGCACCATCTGCCCAGCACAGTTCATTCTGACCGCAGGGGGGCGCTGTCTGCCCTGCTGCACCAATGAAGAACAGGAAGACGCAGCTGAAGTTCAGCGGGAGTGCTGTAACTGTACTGAAACCAGAG gtGAGTGTGTGCTCAGCACTAACTTTGCTTTTTGTAATCATGAG GAGAgggaaaacattttgtaattgtgAGTGTTAGTAAATACCTCCATTCTGCTTGTTTTCGCCTTACTTGCTGTAATCATCCTCATTAAGCGTTCTCTTTCCAAACAACCCATGCCTGAGCCTTCTGTCCCACGCCGGTATGAAAAACTGGGCCATGGTGGTGGCAAAGACAGCTTCTACAGAGGCACATCATCATCCACCTCTGCCTATGGTGGTCAAGCAAGCTCAAGTTCTGGACGGTTCCGTGAGTCGCAGCTGGTGGACCTCGGTGATCAGAAGGGGAAtcgggatgatgatgatgaagatgatgaagacgAAGATATTGTGTACATGGGACAGGACGGCACTGTGTATCGCAAATTCAAATATGGGCAGCTGGGAGACGAGCAGGAGGATGAGTTAGAATATGACGATGAGAGCTACAACTACCGATAA